TTGTACCAGGTAAAAAAGCTTTTGCAGAATACCCTGGCGTCCTCAATTGAACCGAAATTACCCGGGAAATCCGGTCTGTACTTGAGGGTTTTAAGCTGTGCCTCCGAATAGGGATTGTCGTTACTGACGTAAGGACGAGAATGGCTTTTTGTTATTCCCAGATCAGACAGAAGAAACGCCACAGGTTTCGATGTCATGCTTGAGCCGCGATCAGCGTGGATCACCAGTTGTTCTGGCTTGATAGCCTGTTTTTTACAGCTATCAGCAATAAGCCGTTGTGCCAATATGGCCTGTTCACGGTGCGCAACCATCCATCCGACGACATAACGGCTGAAGATGTCGAGAATAACATACAGATAGAAATATGTCCACTTTGCCGGTCCCCTGAGTTTTGTTATATCCCATGACCATACCTGATTAGAAGTCGTTGCCAGAAGCTCCGGTTTCTGGTAATGGGGTCTGAGCACCTGGTTTCTTCTTTCTCGTACTTCGCCATGTTTTTTCAGGATACGGTACATGGTTCTCGTGGAACAGAGGTAGGTTCCTTCATCAAGCAATGTTGC
This Candidatus Brocadia sp. DNA region includes the following protein-coding sequences:
- a CDS encoding transposase; the protein is FSCKRVSSKPPLALSEQEQQSVLDILHSERFLDKAPHEIYATLLDEGTYLCSTRTMYRILKKHGEVRERRNQVLRPHYQKPELLATTSNQVWSWDITKLRGPAKWTYFYLYVILDIFSRYVVGWMVAHREQAILAQRLIADSCKKQAIKPEQLVIHADRGSSMTSKPVAFLLSDLGITKSHSRPYVSNDNPYSEAQLKTLKYRPDFPGNFGSIEDARVFCKSFFTWYNGEHHHSGIGLLKPEDVHYGRTDQIMKERCLVLKTAFENHPERFKGISPKPPSMPVAAWINPPKQNSTLSLESKLFKNVSNFH